From one Flavobacterium kingsejongi genomic stretch:
- a CDS encoding IPExxxVDY family protein → MAIHKLNIDDFDEVDYEVIAIHTTLEDFRLAYLTNQKLELVLHKTEQGIHTNTTEGETCFSSFVFEDNKKHITWTLIQNKSAITLSDKKNSQNLFGDASFETSRKVYLLPEFKKVDYLLKIENVDATFDVAEITNALNSIDRITTVYNINFEQIKSKNNLIF, encoded by the coding sequence ATGGCAATTCATAAGCTGAATATTGATGATTTTGACGAAGTTGATTATGAGGTGATTGCCATCCATACCACTCTTGAAGATTTTCGTTTAGCCTACCTGACCAACCAGAAACTGGAACTCGTTTTACACAAAACAGAACAAGGGATACACACGAATACAACAGAAGGCGAAACCTGCTTTTCAAGCTTTGTATTTGAGGATAATAAGAAGCATATTACCTGGACATTGATCCAAAACAAATCTGCGATTACCCTCTCCGATAAAAAAAACAGTCAGAATCTTTTCGGTGATGCCTCTTTTGAGACTTCCCGTAAAGTATACCTGCTTCCTGAATTTAAAAAAGTAGATTACTTACTAAAGATAGAAAACGTTGATGCTACTTTTGATGTAGCAGAGATTACAAATGCGCTAAATTCAATCGACAGGATCACCACTGTCTACAACATAAATTTTGAACAGATAAAATCAAAAAACAATTTAATTTTTTAA
- the purN gene encoding phosphoribosylglycinamide formyltransferase yields MKNIVVFASGSGSNAENIINYFAKSATARVVAVFCNAKNAGVLERAERLNVPSELFSKEDFLTPLVLEKLKNYQPDLVVLAGFLAKIPADIIAAFPNKIINIHPALLPKYGGKGMYGMHVHRAVAENRDPETGISVHFVNEHYDEGNIIAQHKVALHPEDQAEEIAAKIHRLEQEFFPIVVEEVLQKQ; encoded by the coding sequence ATGAAAAATATCGTGGTTTTTGCCTCCGGATCGGGCTCAAATGCTGAAAATATAATTAATTATTTCGCAAAAAGCGCCACCGCAAGGGTAGTTGCGGTGTTTTGCAATGCAAAAAATGCTGGTGTTCTAGAGCGTGCGGAACGCCTAAATGTACCCTCAGAACTGTTCTCAAAAGAGGACTTTTTGACGCCATTAGTGTTGGAAAAACTAAAAAATTACCAACCGGACCTAGTCGTTTTGGCTGGTTTTTTGGCCAAAATTCCGGCTGATATCATTGCCGCTTTCCCTAATAAAATAATAAATATCCATCCGGCCCTGCTTCCAAAATATGGTGGAAAAGGAATGTATGGGATGCATGTGCATCGGGCAGTGGCTGAAAATCGCGACCCGGAAACGGGAATATCGGTGCATTTTGTCAATGAGCATTATGATGAGGGAAATATCATTGCACAGCATAAAGTGGCTTTGCATCCCGAAGACCAGGCCGAAGAAATAGCCGCAAAAATACACAGGCTGGAACAGGAATTTTTCCCTATAGTCGTGGAAGAAGTGTTGCAAAAACAGTAA
- a CDS encoding amidophosphoribosyltransferase — protein sequence MSDALKHECGIALLRLLKPLEYYKEKYGTAFYGIQKMYLLMEKQHNRGQDGAGLASIKLDMEPGERYISRVRSNQSQPIQDIFMQINGRINEEMALHPEYTDNVALQKAEIPYIGELFLGHVRYGTFGKNSIESVHPFLRQNNWMHRNLIVAGNFNMTNVSELFNSLVEVGQHPKEMADTVTVMEKIGHFLDDEVDDLYFKCKNEGYSKREASPVIAERLDIAKILRRAAKNWDGGYAMAGLLGHGDSFVFRDPAGIRPAYYYQDDEIVVVASERPVIQTVFNVKFEDVKEIEPGHALIVKKDGRISDEEILAPLPKKACSFERIYFSRGSDAEIYKERKELGRLILPAVLEAIDEDTDNTVFSYIPNTAETSFYGLVEAAQDFLNQRKNNYILKNKDTLTAQTLQELLSVKIRTEKVAIKDAKLRTFITEDSSRDDLVAHVYDVTYGVIQPTDNLVIIDDSIVRGTTLKKSILKMMDRLNPKKIVVVSSAPQIRYPDCYGIDMAKLEGLVAFQAALELLKERGLYSIVEEVYAKCKAQEHYKDKDVVNYVKEFYAPFTDQEISDKIGVMLSSSDINAEVKVIFQTVDNLHIACPKNLGDWYFTGDYPTPGGNRVVNRAFINFYEGNDARAY from the coding sequence ATGAGCGATGCTTTAAAACACGAGTGTGGTATAGCCCTTTTAAGACTGTTAAAGCCCTTGGAATACTACAAGGAGAAATACGGTACGGCTTTTTATGGAATACAGAAGATGTATCTTCTAATGGAGAAACAGCATAATCGCGGACAGGATGGTGCTGGGTTAGCCAGTATAAAACTGGACATGGAGCCGGGTGAGCGTTACATCAGCAGGGTTCGTTCGAACCAGTCTCAGCCGATCCAGGATATTTTTATGCAAATCAATGGCAGGATAAATGAAGAAATGGCACTGCATCCTGAATATACGGATAATGTTGCCCTTCAAAAGGCGGAAATTCCTTATATCGGGGAATTGTTTTTAGGGCACGTACGGTATGGTACATTTGGTAAAAACAGTATTGAAAGTGTACATCCCTTCCTGCGCCAGAATAACTGGATGCACCGAAACCTGATTGTTGCCGGGAATTTTAATATGACGAATGTTTCGGAACTTTTCAATAGCCTTGTTGAAGTGGGGCAGCACCCCAAAGAAATGGCAGACACGGTTACCGTAATGGAAAAAATCGGTCATTTCTTGGATGATGAAGTGGATGATTTGTATTTCAAATGTAAAAATGAAGGCTACTCGAAAAGAGAAGCGTCTCCGGTAATTGCAGAACGTCTGGATATTGCTAAAATATTGAGAAGAGCAGCGAAGAACTGGGATGGTGGTTATGCTATGGCAGGACTTTTAGGGCATGGAGATTCTTTTGTCTTCCGTGACCCTGCGGGAATACGTCCGGCATATTATTACCAGGATGATGAGATTGTTGTAGTAGCATCCGAAAGACCGGTAATACAAACGGTATTCAATGTGAAATTTGAAGATGTAAAAGAAATTGAACCGGGACATGCTTTGATTGTAAAAAAAGACGGTAGAATATCCGATGAGGAAATTTTAGCGCCACTACCAAAGAAGGCTTGTTCTTTTGAGCGTATTTACTTTTCCCGTGGAAGTGATGCGGAAATATATAAAGAAAGAAAGGAATTGGGAAGACTGATCCTTCCGGCAGTACTGGAAGCCATTGATGAAGATACGGATAATACGGTTTTTTCTTATATCCCTAATACTGCAGAGACGTCGTTCTATGGCCTTGTTGAAGCGGCACAGGATTTCCTGAACCAACGCAAGAACAATTATATCCTTAAAAATAAAGATACACTGACTGCCCAGACGCTTCAGGAGTTGCTATCGGTAAAAATCCGTACGGAAAAGGTAGCGATTAAAGATGCCAAATTACGAACGTTTATTACAGAAGATAGCAGCCGTGACGATTTGGTTGCGCATGTCTATGATGTGACCTATGGCGTGATCCAGCCTACGGATAATCTTGTTATTATTGATGATAGTATCGTTCGCGGGACTACATTGAAAAAGAGTATTCTTAAAATGATGGATCGACTAAATCCTAAAAAGATTGTGGTCGTTTCTTCGGCACCACAAATCAGGTATCCGGACTGCTATGGTATTGACATGGCTAAACTGGAAGGTTTGGTTGCTTTTCAGGCAGCTTTAGAGTTGCTGAAGGAAAGAGGGCTGTATTCCATTGTAGAAGAGGTATACGCGAAATGTAAAGCACAAGAGCATTATAAAGATAAAGACGTGGTAAATTATGTCAAAGAATTTTATGCGCCTTTCACCGATCAGGAGATTTCGGATAAAATTGGAGTAATGCTAAGTTCTTCGGATATCAATGCCGAGGTAAAAGTAATTTTTCAAACTGTTGACAATCTTCATATCGCCTGTCCTAAGAATTTAGGGGATTGGTACTTCACAGGAGACTATCCGACACCGGGTGGAAATCGTGTCGTAAACCGTGCTTTTATTAATTTTTATGAAGGAAATGATGCGAGAGCTTATTAA
- the rnhA gene encoding ribonuclease HI: MNTNHQVHIYTDGAAKGNPGPGGYGVVMEWVGTAYRKEFFEGFRLTTNNRMELLAVIVGLEKLKMANTRVLVVSDSKYVIDSVVKGWVFGWEKKGYTGKKNPDLWKRFLVIYRMHKVDFKWIKGHNNHPQNERCDELAVRAATQKQLSVDAYYESEAK, from the coding sequence ATGAATACAAATCACCAGGTACATATATATACTGACGGAGCGGCAAAAGGAAATCCTGGACCCGGTGGTTATGGTGTTGTGATGGAATGGGTAGGTACTGCTTACCGTAAAGAGTTTTTTGAGGGTTTTCGGCTTACGACCAATAACAGAATGGAATTATTAGCGGTTATTGTGGGGCTCGAAAAGCTTAAAATGGCCAATACGCGGGTGCTTGTCGTTTCGGATTCCAAATATGTGATTGATTCGGTTGTAAAAGGCTGGGTGTTTGGCTGGGAGAAAAAAGGATATACCGGCAAAAAGAATCCCGATTTATGGAAACGCTTCCTTGTGATCTACCGCATGCATAAAGTTGATTTTAAATGGATAAAAGGGCATAATAACCATCCGCAGAATGAAAGATGTGATGAGCTGGCTGTTAGGGCGGCTACACAGAAACAACTTTCGGTAGATGCATATTATGAATCCGAAGCCAAATAA
- a CDS encoding superoxide dismutase, with amino-acid sequence MAFELPKLPYAYDALEPHIDARTMEIHHTKHHNAYTTNLNAAIAGTELDGLTIENILINLDKKNAAVRNNGGGYYNHNLFWKVMSPNGGGLPKGDLADAIERDFESFEEFKAKFSKAGATQFGSGWAWLCVHKGGKLEVCGTPNQDNPLMPDVGCGGTPILGMDVWEHAYYLNYQNRRPDYIEAFFSVINWEEVARRYALEK; translated from the coding sequence ATGGCTTTTGAATTACCAAAACTACCTTATGCTTACGATGCATTGGAACCACACATTGATGCCAGAACGATGGAAATTCATCATACTAAGCATCATAACGCCTACACAACCAACTTAAATGCTGCGATTGCAGGTACTGAGTTAGATGGCCTGACGATTGAAAATATATTAATTAACCTTGATAAAAAAAACGCTGCCGTTCGTAATAATGGTGGTGGGTATTATAACCATAACTTATTTTGGAAAGTAATGTCTCCGAATGGTGGTGGACTTCCAAAAGGAGATCTTGCTGATGCTATCGAGCGTGATTTCGAATCTTTTGAAGAGTTTAAAGCTAAATTTTCAAAAGCCGGAGCAACACAATTCGGTTCAGGATGGGCTTGGCTTTGTGTTCACAAAGGTGGTAAACTTGAAGTTTGCGGTACACCAAACCAGGACAATCCATTAATGCCGGATGTAGGATGTGGTGGCACACCAATCTTAGGAATGGATGTATGGGAACATGCTTATTACCTGAATTATCAAAACAGACGACCGGATTATATCGAGGCTTTTTTCAGTGTAATTAACTGGGAAGAAGTAGCAAGAAGATATGCTTTGGAAAAATAA
- a CDS encoding acyl carrier protein produces the protein MSDIASRVKAIIVDKLGVDENEVVTEASFTNDLGADSLDTVELIMEFEKEFDIQIPDDQAENIATVGQAISYIEEAKK, from the coding sequence ATGTCAGACATTGCATCAAGAGTAAAAGCGATTATCGTAGACAAATTAGGTGTTGACGAAAACGAAGTTGTAACAGAAGCAAGCTTCACAAATGATTTGGGAGCTGATTCATTAGACACTGTTGAGCTTATCATGGAGTTTGAAAAAGAATTTGACATCCAGATTCCAGACGATCAGGCAGAGAACATTGCTACTGTTGGTCAAGCTATTTCTTACATCGAAGAAGCAAAAAAATAA
- the rnc gene encoding ribonuclease III yields MHLFKKIFSKSRAQEGGIFFDTIQKILGFTPDTIDHYKRAFTHRSTNKLDAAGNPLNYERLEFLGDAMLSSVIAAHLFNQVPSGDEGYLTKMRSKIVSREHLNELGRDLHLIDLVESKVLTQHFGENIHGNLFEALVGAIYLDKGYIYCEKFIHNRVIAPYVDIPKLEGKVISYKSLLIEWCQKEKRTFHYDVFEDNGIDAQKFFGVKLSIDNKIIAKARATSKKKAEEIASKRAYFAFQEKINNK; encoded by the coding sequence ATGCACTTATTTAAAAAAATATTTTCAAAATCCCGTGCTCAAGAAGGCGGGATTTTTTTTGATACTATTCAGAAAATACTGGGCTTTACCCCGGATACTATCGACCATTACAAGAGGGCTTTCACCCACCGCTCCACCAACAAACTGGATGCTGCGGGCAATCCTTTGAATTATGAACGCCTGGAATTTTTAGGGGATGCTATGCTCAGCAGCGTCATTGCAGCACATCTTTTCAATCAGGTCCCTTCGGGAGATGAAGGATACCTTACCAAAATGCGTTCTAAAATTGTCAGCAGGGAACACCTGAATGAATTGGGCCGTGACCTGCACCTTATTGATCTCGTAGAAAGCAAAGTCCTGACACAGCACTTTGGCGAAAACATACATGGCAATTTATTCGAAGCGCTTGTGGGCGCTATCTACCTGGACAAAGGCTACATCTATTGTGAAAAATTCATCCACAACCGTGTGATCGCCCCTTATGTAGACATCCCAAAATTAGAAGGAAAAGTCATCAGCTATAAAAGCCTGCTTATCGAATGGTGCCAGAAAGAAAAACGGACTTTTCATTATGACGTTTTTGAAGACAACGGCATCGATGCACAGAAATTCTTTGGGGTAAAACTAAGCATTGACAACAAAATCATTGCAAAAGCACGAGCCACTTCCAAAAAGAAGGCCGAAGAAATAGCATCAAAAAGAGCCTATTTTGCTTTTCAGGAAAAAATTAACAATAAATAA
- the fabF gene encoding beta-ketoacyl-ACP synthase II, giving the protein MTLRRVVVTGLGALTPIGNNIQEYWNALINGVSGAAPITYFDTTHFKTKFACELKNFDVTNFIDRKEARKMDRYAQYAMVSSEEAVKDANFNLDTLDKDRVGVIWGSGIGGLETFQQEVMEFTKGNGVPKFNPFFIPKMIADIAGGHISIKYGFRGPNFTTVSACASSTNALIDAFNYIRLNHADVMVTGGSEAAVTIAGMGGFNAMHALSTRNDDPKTASRPMDKDREGFVLGEGAGALILEEYEHAIARGATIYCEIGGGGMSADAYHITAPHPEGFGAKNVMLNCLRDAGLRPEDVDGVNMHGTSTPLGDIAESKAIQHVFGEHAYKLNLNSTKSMTGHLLGAAGAIETIASILSMKYGIVPPTINHFTDDENIDSKLNFTFNVAQKREMNVVMSNTFGFGGHNACVLVKKLDF; this is encoded by the coding sequence ATGACATTAAGGCGAGTTGTTGTAACAGGTTTAGGCGCGCTTACTCCTATTGGAAATAATATACAAGAGTACTGGAATGCCCTTATTAATGGCGTTAGCGGTGCTGCCCCAATCACTTATTTTGACACAACGCATTTCAAAACAAAATTTGCCTGTGAACTTAAGAATTTTGACGTTACAAATTTCATCGACAGAAAAGAAGCCCGTAAAATGGACCGTTATGCACAATACGCCATGGTTTCCTCTGAAGAAGCTGTAAAAGATGCTAATTTTAACTTAGATACCTTAGATAAAGACAGGGTTGGAGTTATTTGGGGATCCGGAATCGGAGGCCTTGAGACATTCCAGCAAGAAGTAATGGAATTTACAAAAGGAAACGGAGTTCCAAAATTCAATCCGTTCTTCATACCAAAAATGATTGCCGATATTGCTGGTGGTCATATTTCAATAAAATACGGGTTCAGAGGCCCGAACTTCACAACCGTTTCGGCTTGTGCTTCCTCTACCAATGCCCTGATTGATGCTTTCAATTACATACGCCTGAATCATGCAGACGTCATGGTTACTGGAGGATCTGAAGCAGCTGTTACGATTGCCGGAATGGGCGGTTTTAACGCTATGCATGCTCTATCCACCCGTAATGACGATCCAAAAACTGCATCACGGCCTATGGATAAAGACCGTGAAGGCTTTGTCCTTGGTGAAGGTGCCGGAGCACTGATCCTTGAAGAATACGAACATGCTATTGCACGTGGCGCTACGATATATTGTGAAATTGGCGGTGGCGGAATGTCCGCTGATGCCTATCACATTACGGCACCGCATCCGGAAGGATTTGGCGCTAAAAACGTAATGCTGAACTGCCTTAGAGATGCCGGATTACGTCCTGAGGACGTCGATGGTGTAAACATGCACGGAACATCAACACCATTAGGTGACATTGCAGAATCTAAAGCCATACAACACGTTTTTGGAGAGCATGCTTACAAACTAAACCTGAACTCGACAAAATCGATGACAGGCCACTTGTTGGGAGCTGCCGGAGCAATTGAAACGATAGCCTCTATCCTTTCTATGAAATACGGTATTGTACCGCCAACCATCAATCATTTTACAGATGATGAGAATATCGATTCCAAATTGAATTTCACATTTAACGTTGCCCAAAAAAGGGAGATGAACGTTGTAATGAGCAATACTTTTGGTTTTGGAGGCCACAATGCCTGCGTACTGGTTAAAAAATTAGATTTCTAA
- a CDS encoding UvrD-helicase domain-containing protein: protein MHTPSFSLYDASAGSGKTFTLVKEYLKILLTSSKNDAYRNILAITFTNKAVAEMKSRIVSSLSDFTKEEPSDKTLELMRVLEVETGMQPQQIQAKSKQIIKNIIHNYASFDISTIDKFTHKVIRAFAHDLGLPITFDVSLETDNLLMEAVDAIIAQAGEEETLTKLLIDFTMEKTDDDKSWDITREILDTGRLLLNENNRNEIVHLQDKTIAEFVAIRTKIREACKVLESDCVGCAQEALALIEANTIDVKSFSAGHFPNHLNYILNNELKSTHKKYHAIEDIKINKTAKDRVVIEGILPEMIAILDKVYKNYEKKNYYSAFLKNITPLSLLNTVSQELAKIQKEQNILSISEFNAIIHREIQNQPAPFIYERLGEKYRHFFIDEFQDTSEMQWQNLIPLIDNALSGEDLSGEKGTLMIVGDPKQSIYRWRGGKAEQFIDLSKDHNPFNNPDKKIAHLDKNYRSYSEVIDFNNAFFKMLSQEFEHPDYKDLYENHSHQNSNSKIGGYVNISFIPAVEAAIDEEETPDKTALFVLATLHTIQKVIAKGFDYKDIVILTRKRDQGIAIANYLTAQEIPLLSSETLMIGNATEVIFILNVLYYLKNNNNLEAKAQLLYFIAQNGQDAMEIHDFIATGMEKKEEAAFEEWLAAFDISLSFQNLRRKSLYEAVEIIVSKFLNLKGNNAYVQFFLDLVLERDIKNQAGITDFLTYWEKNGHKFSIPSPDKKNAVRIMTIHKSKGLEFPVVIFPFAEEDYSRKPKDKLWLDNEEEVLELPKILIDNSSAVEGFGAEAATVYHQKKQEDLLDNINVLYVALTRAEEQLYIISNKNISNKGEVVANNMSSFFIHYLEQAGKYEENSNEYEFGNPEKLSPARERIQEAKKVPFVAHVLDPKAIKIAQKEALMWGTHQQKAIEYGNVIHEILAYISTFSDVELAIAKSLENGLITNPQKSTVHETLHAILQHPELKDYFLEENKVWNEQSIIQKEFNVIKPDRIILRPTNEVYLLDYKTGVHNAKYKTQLDGYQYALEKMGYKVTKKTLVYIGEEVKVVNL, encoded by the coding sequence ATGCATACACCCTCTTTTTCGTTATATGATGCTTCTGCCGGATCCGGTAAAACGTTTACGCTGGTCAAAGAATACCTAAAAATACTGCTTACCTCTTCTAAAAATGATGCTTACAGGAATATTTTGGCCATTACCTTTACCAATAAGGCGGTTGCAGAAATGAAAAGCAGGATTGTAAGCAGTTTATCTGATTTTACCAAAGAGGAGCCTTCGGACAAAACACTGGAGCTAATGCGGGTGCTGGAGGTAGAAACCGGCATGCAGCCTCAGCAGATACAGGCAAAATCAAAGCAGATTATTAAAAATATCATTCACAATTATGCTTCGTTTGATATTTCAACCATTGATAAATTCACCCATAAAGTAATCCGGGCTTTTGCACATGACCTGGGATTGCCGATCACTTTTGATGTTTCGCTGGAAACGGATAATCTGCTGATGGAAGCGGTAGATGCCATTATTGCCCAGGCTGGTGAAGAGGAGACGCTTACAAAGCTGTTGATCGATTTTACAATGGAGAAAACAGATGACGATAAGAGTTGGGACATTACCCGTGAAATACTGGATACCGGACGATTGTTGCTCAATGAGAATAACCGTAACGAGATTGTGCATTTGCAGGATAAGACAATTGCGGAGTTTGTGGCGATCCGGACTAAAATCCGGGAAGCGTGTAAAGTGCTGGAATCGGATTGTGTGGGTTGTGCTCAGGAAGCTCTGGCGTTGATTGAAGCCAATACTATAGACGTCAAATCATTTTCTGCAGGGCATTTTCCCAATCATCTCAATTATATCCTGAATAATGAACTCAAAAGCACCCATAAAAAATACCATGCGATTGAGGATATTAAAATCAATAAAACGGCAAAAGACCGTGTGGTTATTGAAGGTATTTTGCCTGAAATGATAGCGATACTCGATAAGGTGTATAAGAATTACGAGAAAAAAAATTACTATAGTGCTTTCCTTAAAAACATTACCCCTTTATCCCTTTTGAATACGGTGAGCCAGGAACTCGCCAAAATACAGAAGGAACAAAATATTTTGTCCATTTCGGAATTCAATGCGATCATCCATAGAGAGATTCAAAATCAGCCGGCGCCTTTTATTTATGAACGATTGGGCGAAAAATACCGACATTTCTTTATTGATGAATTTCAGGATACTTCAGAAATGCAGTGGCAGAACCTTATTCCGCTGATTGATAATGCACTTTCCGGAGAAGACCTCAGTGGGGAGAAAGGGACGCTAATGATTGTTGGCGATCCCAAACAATCCATTTACCGCTGGAGAGGTGGTAAGGCAGAGCAGTTTATCGATTTAAGTAAAGATCATAATCCGTTTAATAATCCGGATAAGAAAATAGCGCATCTGGATAAGAATTACCGGAGTTATTCCGAGGTTATCGATTTTAATAATGCCTTTTTTAAGATGCTTTCCCAAGAGTTTGAGCATCCGGATTATAAAGACTTATATGAAAATCATAGCCATCAGAATTCGAATTCCAAAATAGGCGGTTATGTAAACATTTCATTTATCCCTGCAGTAGAGGCCGCTATTGATGAGGAAGAAACTCCTGATAAAACAGCGCTTTTCGTTCTGGCAACTTTACATACGATCCAAAAAGTTATCGCAAAAGGGTTCGATTATAAGGATATTGTAATTCTGACCCGCAAAAGAGACCAGGGTATTGCAATTGCTAATTACCTCACGGCACAGGAAATTCCGCTATTGTCTTCGGAAACGCTGATGATTGGTAATGCCACAGAGGTTATTTTTATCCTTAATGTATTGTACTATTTAAAAAACAATAATAACCTGGAAGCCAAAGCGCAATTACTTTATTTCATTGCGCAAAATGGGCAGGATGCGATGGAGATCCATGATTTCATTGCGACGGGAATGGAAAAAAAAGAAGAAGCTGCATTCGAGGAGTGGCTGGCGGCTTTTGATATTTCGCTTTCCTTTCAGAATTTACGGCGTAAATCGCTTTATGAGGCGGTAGAGATTATCGTTTCGAAATTCCTGAATCTAAAAGGGAATAATGCATACGTGCAATTCTTTTTGGATTTAGTGTTGGAACGGGATATTAAGAACCAGGCGGGGATTACCGATTTTTTAACCTATTGGGAGAAGAACGGCCATAAATTCAGTATTCCGTCCCCGGATAAAAAAAATGCAGTGCGGATTATGACGATTCATAAGTCCAAAGGATTGGAATTTCCGGTGGTTATTTTTCCTTTTGCAGAAGAGGATTATTCCCGAAAGCCCAAAGATAAATTATGGCTGGACAATGAGGAAGAAGTTTTAGAATTGCCTAAGATATTAATTGATAACAGTAGTGCTGTTGAAGGTTTTGGTGCAGAAGCGGCTACGGTTTATCATCAGAAAAAACAGGAAGACCTGCTGGATAATATCAATGTTTTATATGTGGCGTTAACCCGCGCGGAAGAGCAATTGTATATTATCTCCAATAAAAACATCAGTAATAAAGGAGAAGTAGTAGCGAATAACATGTCTTCTTTTTTTATCCATTATCTGGAGCAGGCCGGGAAATATGAAGAAAACAGCAATGAATATGAATTTGGAAATCCGGAAAAGCTATCGCCGGCACGGGAAAGGATCCAGGAAGCTAAAAAAGTACCGTTTGTAGCCCATGTTCTTGATCCTAAAGCAATAAAGATAGCGCAAAAAGAAGCCCTGATGTGGGGAACACACCAGCAAAAGGCAATTGAATATGGCAATGTAATCCACGAAATACTGGCGTACATCAGTACATTTTCGGATGTGGAGTTGGCCATAGCAAAATCTCTTGAAAATGGCCTGATCACCAATCCTCAGAAATCCACTGTGCATGAGACATTACATGCCATACTGCAGCATCCTGAGCTAAAAGATTATTTTTTGGAGGAAAACAAAGTATGGAATGAACAATCCATAATCCAAAAAGAGTTCAATGTCATTAAGCCGGACCGTATCATCTTGCGGCCAACGAATGAAGTGTATTTGCTGGATTATAAAACGGGAGTTCATAATGCAAAATATAAAACGCAATTGGATGGTTATCAGTATGCTCTTGAAAAAATGGGGTATAAAGTGACTAAAAAAACGTTGGTATATATAGGAGAAGAAGTAAAAGTAGTAAATTTGTAA
- a CDS encoding PfkB family carbohydrate kinase: MNKLLIVGTVAFDAIETPFGKTDKILGGAATYIGLSAAHFNVKSAIVSVVGDDFPQEYLDLLTERNIDISGLEIVKGGKTFFWSGRYHNDLNSRDTLDTQLNVLADFQPKVPQEFTTSDVVLLGNLHPLVQSSVLDQMTQKPKLIVLDTMNFWMDCALPELLDVIKRVDVITINDEEARQLSGEYSLVKAAAKIQTMGPKFVVIKKGEHGALLFHDKEIFFAPALPLEEVFDPTGAGDTFAGGFAGYITQSENISFKNMKNAIIYGSNLASFCVEEFGTQRMERLTNQDVLSRLRQFKALTQFDIVLEE, encoded by the coding sequence ATGAATAAATTGCTTATTGTCGGAACAGTTGCTTTCGACGCTATAGAAACACCGTTTGGCAAAACTGATAAAATATTAGGAGGAGCGGCTACTTATATAGGTCTTTCCGCTGCTCATTTTAATGTAAAATCAGCAATTGTTTCTGTAGTTGGAGACGATTTTCCGCAAGAATACCTCGATTTATTGACGGAGCGAAATATTGATATTTCAGGCTTGGAAATAGTAAAAGGCGGAAAAACCTTTTTCTGGAGTGGACGTTACCATAATGATTTGAACTCAAGAGATACACTGGATACACAATTAAATGTGTTGGCAGATTTTCAGCCTAAAGTACCTCAGGAGTTTACGACGTCGGATGTGGTTCTTTTAGGAAACCTTCACCCGTTAGTACAAAGCAGTGTATTGGATCAGATGACCCAAAAGCCAAAGCTGATTGTATTGGATACCATGAATTTCTGGATGGACTGTGCGTTACCGGAATTACTGGATGTGATAAAACGGGTTGATGTCATTACAATCAACGATGAAGAAGCACGCCAGCTTTCAGGAGAATATTCCCTGGTAAAAGCAGCAGCAAAAATTCAAACCATGGGGCCTAAATTTGTAGTGATTAAAAAAGGAGAGCATGGTGCTTTACTGTTTCACGATAAAGAAATCTTCTTTGCACCGGCATTGCCGTTAGAAGAAGTTTTTGACCCAACCGGAGCAGGGGATACCTTTGCGGGAGGATTTGCGGGCTACATTACACAAAGCGAAAATATATCATTTAAAAATATGAAGAATGCGATCATCTATGGGTCGAATCTGGCTTCTTTCTGTGTGGAAGAATTTGGGACACAGCGCATGGAGCGGCTTACCAATCAGGATGTGTTGAGCAGACTGAGACAGTTTAAAGCGCTGACACAATTTGATATCGTATTAGAAGAATAA